The stretch of DNA CTCCATCCATTCTGAAATAATCTTTGGCATGAATACCGTCACTTACTGCACCCGATATGGTGATGTTGCCTCCTTTTATGCGAATGTAGTCGTCACTGCTGATTGCGTGCTTGTATCTTCCTATAACAAGTAGGTTTCCATTTCCCTGAAAATTGAGTTGTCCTTCGCTGAAGAAAGCCCCTTTCATGTCTTCGTCGTTGTAGGCTGTGTAAGTGCTGCTGTCTACCAGTCGGTTAGACGTTCCTCCCACTAACATTACGGTTACTTTTTTGCCTGATTGTACGTTCAGTGCAGGGCCGTCTGTGCTTATTATACTGACTCCATTGAGTCCCAACCCGAACTTGTAATCGCTATAAATTTTGAAAGAACCACTCTTTATCGTTCCCGAAAGTACATAGTTGATTTCTGTGGTTGTATTTGTAGATGTTACCACCACATTTCCGTTCGATTGGGTTATGCTTACCCCTTCATTTTCGTAAGGGTTTGTAATCGTTACAATGTTGTCGGTATAGGCAATAGTTACGGCATCCACAAAGGTTGTATCCTTTGTGTTGGTGGCGAAGTCTTCATCAATAACGATTTCTTCATCATCATCGTCATTAACAGGATCATTGTCGTTACTACACGCTATTAGAAGCATGCAACATGTTGTAAAAAATAAAATAAAGATTTTTCTAGAATTCATATTATTGGTCTTATGTGAATTAAGACAATAATATTATAATCTTTACGAAGAAAATACAAGCAAGTTCGACAAACAAGACGATTTGTTCGATGAATATTGCTAAAATGAAGGATGAAATATAGAGTTACTTTTCCGAAACCGCTTCGGATTCGGTTTTGGCTTCCGTCTCCACTTTCGTTTCCGCTTTGTCTTGCATATTCACATATACTTCGTTTTGCAATTGCTGTTGTTTCTCGTACAGTTGCAGTATGTGGTTGCGGAAATTGTTGTCACGTTGAAGCTTGTTGAAAGCTTCTTTTGCTGCCTTTTGTTGCGATTCTTTCTTCGAGTAGCCTGTACCCAGTCCGGCTTGCTCGCCGAGTATCACAACGGCAGTTTTGAAAATAGGGGTGTTGTTTTCGTCTACAAAGCTGTCGACGAGATCGAAGCTGACCGATATTTTTTGCTTTTGGCTCCATTCTATCAGTCGCGACTTATAGTTTGCCTCCTGCTCGGCTACTGTATCTATATTCAGGTGTTCTTTGATGAGGCGTTCGAGAACAAACTTCTTTGACACCCTATATCCCTGATCTAAATAGATAGCACCTATCAATGCCTCCAGTGCATTGCCATACATGTGGGTATTGGGTGTTGTGTTGCGGGCAGATGTTTTTATCAGCTTGTCGATACCCAGTTCGAGTGCTAATTTGTTTAAAGTTTCACGTTGGACGATCTTCGAACGCATATTGGTAAGGAATCCCTCCTTCTTGTATTCAAACTCCTTGAATACAATATCGGCAACAATAGCATCGAGGATGGCATCGCCCAAAAACTCGAGTCGCTCGTTGTTGATCCATTTGCCGTCTTTCAACTTTATAGAAGACGATTTGTGCAAAAGAGCTTGCTCATAGAGCGTTATGTTGTACGGATAGAAACCAAATATTTTGTAAAAAGAAACATAAGGCTCCTTCCCTCTTTTAGGAAGAAGCCTTATTCCACGATATATCTTTCTAAGCACGCGACTTATTTCTTGAACTTCTTTACTATTATACAAGCATTATGTCCTCCAAAACCGAATGTGTTTGAGAGTGCTGCGTTTACAGTCCTTTTCTCAGCCTTATTAAATGTTAGGTTCAGCTTATAATCAATTTCAGTATCTTCGTCTCCTTCGGTGAAATTGATTGTTGGCGGAATTATATCATTCTGTACCGACAGTACGCAGAAGATTGCTTCCAATGCTCCCGCAGCACCTAAAAGGTGACCTGTCATGGATTTTGTAGAACTGATATTCAGGTTATAAGCATGCTCACCAAATACCTCTTTGATTGCTTTGATTTCTGATGGGTCGCCAACCGGAGTTGATGTTCCATGTACGTTTACGTAATCAAGCTCACTTGGGTTCATGTGGGCATCTTCAAGCGCATTTTTCATTACTAGTTTCGCTCCCAGTCCTTCGGGATGTGACGCTGTGAGGTGATAAGCGTCGGCAGACATTCCGCCTCCTACAACTTCAGCATATATTTTTGCTCCACGTGCAAGTGCATGCTCCAATTCTTCGAAAATAAGACATGCCGAACCTTCTCCTATTACAAACCCGTCGCGGCTCTTGCTGAACGGACGAGATGCTGTTTGAGGAGAATCGTTACGTGTAGACAAAGCTGTCATTGCATTAAAACCACCAACACCCGCTGGAGTGATTGCTGCTTCTGCTCCTCCGACTACCATTACATCTGCCTTGCCCAAACGGATTTGGTCGAATGCGATGATAGAACTATGTGTAGATGAAGCACAGGCAGAAACAGTTCCAAAGTTAGGTCCACGAAGACCGTGACGTATAGAAATCAATCCGGCTGCAATATCCGAAATCATCTTAGGGATAAAGAACGGGTTGAACTTAGGTCCCATATCTTCGTGTGTATAGTAGTATGCAACTTCTTCTTCGAAAGTCTTGATACCACCTATACCTGCCGAAAATATAACACCGATTCTGTCACAGTTTTCATTTTCAAAATCAAGTTTTGAATCTTTTATGGCTTCTTCGGACGAACCGATAGCCAGTAATGTATATCTGTCACACTTGCGGATTTCTTTTCTATCCATCAATCCAGACGGATCGAAATCTTTAACTTCGCAAGCAAACTGTGTTTTAAATTTTGACGCATCAAAATGAGTAATAGGTCCAGCCCCACTCATTCCTTTCAAAGCATTCTCCCAAGTAGTTGGGACATCGTTGCCTAACGGAGTTACCGAGCCTAGACCTGTTACTACTACTCTTTTAAATTCCATAAATGACTATTGGAAAAAAGATTATTTTGCATTTGCTTCAATGTAAGAGATAGCATCTCCCACTGTAGCGATTTTTTCAGTCTGATCATCTGGAATAGAAATACCGAATTCTTTTTCAAATTCCATGATTAATTCTACTGTGTCAAGTGAATCTGCTCCCAAGTCATTTGTAAAGCTAGCAGTATCAGTAACTTCAGACTCTTCAACACCTAACTTATCAACAATGATTGCTTTCACTTTTGATGCTACTTCTGACATAATTTTTAGTTTTGATTAATAATAAATTTTTTATTTTTAATTTTGTCGATGCAAAGTAACAGTTTTTTATCTATATGTTACAAATATTTTATGGATAAAATAGTTAAAATTGCACATATTTTTTACTTGTG from Dysgonomonas mossii encodes:
- the rnc gene encoding ribonuclease III: MLRKIYRGIRLLPKRGKEPYVSFYKIFGFYPYNITLYEQALLHKSSSIKLKDGKWINNERLEFLGDAILDAIVADIVFKEFEYKKEGFLTNMRSKIVQRETLNKLALELGIDKLIKTSARNTTPNTHMYGNALEALIGAIYLDQGYRVSKKFVLERLIKEHLNIDTVAEQEANYKSRLIEWSQKQKISVSFDLVDSFVDENNTPIFKTAVVILGEQAGLGTGYSKKESQQKAAKEAFNKLQRDNNFRNHILQLYEKQQQLQNEVYVNMQDKAETKVETEAKTESEAVSEK
- the fabF gene encoding beta-ketoacyl-ACP synthase II, translated to MEFKRVVVTGLGSVTPLGNDVPTTWENALKGMSGAGPITHFDASKFKTQFACEVKDFDPSGLMDRKEIRKCDRYTLLAIGSSEEAIKDSKLDFENENCDRIGVIFSAGIGGIKTFEEEVAYYYTHEDMGPKFNPFFIPKMISDIAAGLISIRHGLRGPNFGTVSACASSTHSSIIAFDQIRLGKADVMVVGGAEAAITPAGVGGFNAMTALSTRNDSPQTASRPFSKSRDGFVIGEGSACLIFEELEHALARGAKIYAEVVGGGMSADAYHLTASHPEGLGAKLVMKNALEDAHMNPSELDYVNVHGTSTPVGDPSEIKAIKEVFGEHAYNLNISSTKSMTGHLLGAAGALEAIFCVLSVQNDIIPPTINFTEGDEDTEIDYKLNLTFNKAEKRTVNAALSNTFGFGGHNACIIVKKFKK
- a CDS encoding acyl carrier protein; translated protein: MSEVASKVKAIIVDKLGVEESEVTDTASFTNDLGADSLDTVELIMEFEKEFGISIPDDQTEKIATVGDAISYIEANAK